TGATTTGTTACCAATGGACCCGATTGCTGGTGTTAGCTTTTTACAAGGCGATTTCCGCGAAGAAGCAGTGCTAGATGCCTTGTTGGAGCGTATACAACCAAACATGGTTGATGTCGTGATGTCAGATATGGCACCTAATATAGCAGGCAACAATTCTGTGGATCAGCCAAGAGCTATGTATTTAGTTGAATTAGCTTTGGATATGTGTCGACAAGTTCTAGCTACCAATGGTAGTTTTGTTGTAAAAGTATTCCAAGGCGAAGGGTTTGACCAATACGTTAAGGACGTCCGCGAGATGTTTAAAACAGTAAAAGTCAGAAAACCCGACTCTTCTCGAGCTCGATCTCGTGAAGTGTTTATCGTAGCCACTGGTTACAAAGGTTAACGATTCTCTTCCAATAGTGAGAGTTAACAACATGGCTACAGGTTACAAACTGTAGTACCCTACCTTTAATTACAATTAGTTATCGAGAGGCTTACACCTTGAGTGACATGGCAAAAAATTTAATTCTGTGGCTTGTTATCGCGGTAGTGTTGATGTCGGTATTCCAGAGCTTTGGCCCTGGAGAAAGTAACGGCAGAGCAGTAGATTACACCACGTTTGTACAGGAAGTTGGCCAAGGCCAGATTCAAGACGCACAGTTCAATAACAGCGAAATCACTTTCACACGTCGTGGTGGTGGTTCTAAGTATGTAACTTACATGCCTGTTTATGATCAAAAGCTACTTGATGACTTAATTAATCAAAACGTAAAAGTTCAGGGTACACCACCTGAAGAACAGAGCCTGCTTGGCACTATCTTCATCTCATGGTTCCCTATGATCTTACTAATTGGTGTGTGGATTTTCTTCATGCGTCAAATGCAAGGCGGCGGCGGCGGTAAAGGCGCGATGTCTTTCGGTAAGAGTAAAGCTCGAATGATGAGCGAAGAACAAATCAAAACGATGTTTGCTGATGTTGCAGGTTGTGACGAAGCAAAAGAAGACGTGAAAGAGCTTGTGGATTACCTTCGTGATCCAAGCCGCTTCCAAAAGCTAGGTGGTAAGATCCCGACAGGTATCCTGTTGGTTGGCCCTCCTGGTACGGGTAAAACATTGCTTGCAAAAGCGATTGCCGGTGAAGCGAAAGTACCGTTCTTTACGATTTCTGGTTCTGACTTCGTTGAAATGTTTGTTGGTGTTGGTGCATCTCGTGTGCGTGACATGTTCGAACAAGCGAAGAAAGCGGCACCTTGTATCATCTTTATCGATGAAATCGATGCTGTAGGTCGTCAACGTGGTGCTGGTGTTGGTGGTGGTCACGATGAACGTGAACAAACACTAAACCAAATGCTGGTTGAGATGGATGGTTTCGAAGGTAATGAAGGAATTATTGTTATCGCTGCGACTAACCGTCCAGACGTACTAGACCCAGCATTACTTCGTCCTGGTCGTTTTGACCGTCAAGTGGTGGTTGGTCTACCTGATGTACGTGGTCGTGAACAGATTCTTAAAGTGCACATGCGTAAAGTGCCACTATCGGGTGATGTTGAACCATCTCTGATTGCTCGTGGTACTCCTGGTTTCTCTGGTGCAGATCTTGCGAACCTTGTGAACGAAGCGGCGCTATTTGCAGCTCGCGGTAACAAGCGCAATGTATCTATGGTTGAGTTCGAACTAGCTAAAGATAAAATCATGATGGGTGCAGAGCGCCGTTCAATGGTGATGTCTGAAGAAGTGAAAGAGTCAACGGCTTACCATGAAGCGGGTCACGCAATTGTTGGTCGTCTGGTACCTGAACACGATCCAGTGTACAAGGTGTCAATCATTCCACGTGGTCGTGCACTTGGTGTCACTATGTACCTACCTGAGCAGGACCGCGTAAGCATGTCTCGCCAACATCTAGAATCAATGATCTCTAGTTTGTATGGTGGTCGTCTTGCTGAAGAACTTATCTACGGTAAAGACAAAGTTTCGACTGGTGCGTCTAACGATATCGAACGTGCAACTGATATTGCTCGTAAGATGGTAACGCAGTGGGGCTTCTCTGAAAAACTGGGTCCTCTTCTATATGCTGAAGAAGAAGGCGAAGTTTTCCTTGGTCGTGGCATGAGCCAAGCGAAACATGTTTCTGACGATACTACTAAGCTGATCGATGAAGAAATTCGTATTCTAATCGACCGCAACTATGCTCGTGCGAAGCAAATTCTTGAAGAGAACATGGATATCATGCACTCGATGAAAGATGCGCTAATGAAGTTTGAAACGATTGATGCAGGTCAGATTGATGACTTGATGGAACGTAAAGACGACATTCGTGAGCCAGCTGGTTGGGGTGATCAGGCGAAAGCAGAACCTGCAAAGGAAGAAGCTAAACCTGAAGCGAAATCAGAAGAGCAAACTAAAGCCGAACCAAAAGCTGAAGAGTCGCAAGTTGAAGAAGTTAAGTCTGAATCAGACGATGCTCAAAACAAAGATTCTTAATCGCTAAGCTTTAAATTAAAACCCTGAGTACGCTCAGGGTTTTTCTGTTTATAGCCCAAGATGTTTTTACCTTTAAGACCCGCCTTCCATGATATTAAAAGCACATAATAAAACGCTCGTTTTAGACCGCCCACATGTGATGGGTATCCTCAATGTCACGCCTGACTCTTTCTCTGATGGCGGGAAATTCAATTCATTAGATAATGCTTTACTGCAAGCTGAGCGAATGATTCAAGTTGGTGTTAGCATTATTGACATTGGTGGTGAATCAACTCGTCCGGGAGCACCTGACGTATCTTTAGAAGAGGAGCTCGCTCGCGTTATCCCTGCCATTAAAGCAATTCGCGCCAAGTTTGATGTGTGGATCTCTATTGATACCAGTAAAGCAGAAGTGATGCGCCAAGCCGTTGAAGCGGGGGCTGACTTGATCAATGATGTGCGCGCATTACAAGAGCCCGGAGCTCTAGAAGCAGCCGCCAATGCTAAGGTACCAGTTTGCCTGATGCACATGAAAGGTCAGCCAAGAACCATGCAAGCTAACCCAAATTACGATGATGTTCTAACGGATGTTGAAGCTTTTTTAAAAGAAAGGGTGGAAGCGTGTGAAGCTGTTGGTATATCAAAAGAGCAGCTGATTCTAGATCCTGGTTTTGGTTTTGGTAAAACCATTGAACACAATTACCACCTATTAGCGCACCTAGAAAAATTTCACACGCTTGGGTTGCCAGTCTTAGCGGGGATGTCGAGAAAGTCGATGATCTTTAAGCTATTAGACAAAGCCCCGGCAGATTGCATGGTCGCTAGCGTCACTTGCGCTACTATCGCGGCAATGAAAGGCGCACAAATTATTCGCGTTCACGATGTTGAAGATACATTGGAAGCGATGAAGATAATCGAAGTGATGAATAACAATCACTAATCATAATTAAGGAAAATCACTATGTCTGATAAGAGACGTTATTTCGGCACAGATGGTGTGCGTGGCAAAGTTGGCCAGTACCCTATTACACCTGATTTTGTTCTGAAGCTTGGCTGGGCTGCGGGTCGTGTTCTTGCGAAACAGGGCACAAAGAAAGTCATCATTGGTAAAGATACTCGTATCTCTGGCTACATGCTGGAGTCTGCGCTAGAAGCAGGTCTTGCTGCTGCTGGTCTGCAGGCTACGTTTACTGGCCCAATGCCAACACCTGCCGTTGCTTACCTAACTCAAACCTTCCGCGCGGAAGCTGGTATCGTTATCTCTGCATCGCACAACCCTTACTACGATAACGGTATCAAATTCTTCTCTTCTGAGGGAACAAAACTACCAGATGATATCGAGTTGGCGATTGAAGCCGAATTGGATAAAGAGATCGAATGTGTTGACTCATTTGAGCTTGGTAAAGCGGTACGTTTAAACGATGCCGCTGGTCGTTATATTGAATTTTGTAAGAGCACATTCCCAAATCAGATGACACTTGCTGGCATGAAGATTGTTGTCGATTGTGCTCATGGTGCGACTTACCATATTGCACCTGCTGTATTTAAAGAGCTAGGTGCTGAAGTTATTGCGATTGGTGTTGAGCCAAACGGTACTAACATCAACCATGAAGTGGGTGCTACCGATGTACGTGCTCTGCAAGCAAAAGTACTTGAAGAAAAAGCGGCCTTAGGCCTTGGCTTTGATGGTGATGGTGACCGTATCATTATGGTTGACGAGCTAGGCAACAAAGTTGATGGTGACCAAATTGCTTACATCATTGCTCGTGATGCCCTGCGCCGTGGTGAGTTGAAAGGTGGCGTTGTTGGTACACTAATGACCAACCTTGGTATGGAAAATGGCCTTAAGCAGTTAGGTATTCCGTTTGTACGTGCGGCTGTTGGTGACCGTTATGTAATGGAACAGCTTCTTGCTAAAGGCTGGAAGATCGGTGCCGAAAACTCGGGTCACGTTATCCTACTAGATAAAGTGACGACGGGTGATGCTATCGTTGCTGCTCTGCAAGTATTGGCTTCAGTTGTTGATAGCGAAATGACTCTGAATGAGCTGTCTCAAGGCATGACGTTGTACCCTCAAGTTCTAGAAAACGTTCGTTTCAGCGGAGACTCAAACCCATTAGAAGCAGAAGCGGTAAAAGCAGCGGTTGTTGAAGTAGAAGCAGAGCTTGGCGAGAAAGGTCGTGTGCTATTACGTAAGTCTGGTACAGAGCCACTACTACGCGTGATGGTTGAAGGCGAAGATGCTGAGCTTGTTCAAGCATCTGCGCTTAAGATTGCAGATGCAGTAAAAGCAAACTGCTAATTTAACCTTTTACTTAACAGGCGCAACGAATAGCGCCTGTGATTAGAAGTGATTGGCTTATATAGCGGTCAAAAGATATAACGGTCAATAGAGACGTAAATGAGTTTTGTGTCGCTTTTGACCTTTTTTTGACCATTCGCTTGGTAAAGGCTTATTTTTTAGCAAATTCTCCTTGTCAGTCAACGTAGCATTCGCTAGTATTGCTCGGCCTTCAGTTAGGAGGTCGCTAGCCTTGTTCTAAAAAATAGTTTTTTGAACGGCGCTGGCTCAACAATTAGGAACATAGGTGGAAAAATGTTTACAGTTCTACTTGTGATTTACCTGTTGGCAGCGCTTGGTGTAATTGGCCTAGTGTTGATTCAACAAGGTAAAGGCGCAGATATGGGAGCCTCTTTCGGTGCTGGCGCTTCAAACACTGTGTTTGGTGCTGGTGGCTCAGGAAATTTCCTTACCCGAATGACTGCAATTTTTGCAACTACATTTTTTATCCTTAGCTTAGTGCTTGGTAATATGTCTACACATAAAACTGAGTCACAATGGATTGACCCGACTCAAGGTCAGGTAATTCAACAAGCTGATGATGCAGTGAGTGAAGTTCCGGCGCAAGGCGACGAAATTCCACAATAATCTGTAAAGATTTGATGCCGAGATGGTGAAATTGGTAGACACGCTAGCATGAGGTGCTAGTGCCTTAGGGTGTGAGGGTTCGAGTCCCTCTCTCGGCACCATGTTTACAAACTTGTAAAACATCTTGTTGGGCGTATAATGCTCACAAGTCGGACGCGGGATGGAGCAGTTTGGTAGCTCGTCGGGCTCATAACCCGAAGGTCGTCGGTTCAAATCCGGCTCCCGCAACCAATTTCAATGCTATTATATAGCTTGTATTGGTAGCAAGTTTGCACAGTGTGAACCTCACTGTGAGTTAAGTGTGATATCGAATGTGATGGCACTTAACATATAAGGGTCCAGCAACAAAAACCCCGGCTTATACGGGGTTTTTTGTTATCTAAGCATTTATAAATGCGTTTAGATAATGTTTGCTTGGAATTTAAATTGGGCTTTGAGCCCTTTTTTTGTTTCTGGAGTGGTTAAATGACTGGTTTAGAAAGACAACTTACTGAAATGCTTGACGCTCCAGTAGCAGCATCAGGTTATGAGTTAGTTGGATTAGAATTTATTCGTGCTGGTGAGCACTCAACGCTACGTATTTACATCGATTCACCGAATGGTATCAATGTAGATGATTGCGCTGAAGTTAGTCACCAAGTAAGTGCCGTAATGGACGTTGAAGATCCAATTTCAGTGGCTTATAACCTTGAAGTGTCTTCACCAGGTTTAGAGAGACCACTGTTCAAAGCAGAGCATTACCAACAATTTATTGGTCACGAGGTAAGCATCGTTTTGAAAATGGCTGTCGGCAACCGTCGTAAATGGAAAGGTGATATCCAATCTATCGAAGGCGAGACAGTGAAAGTATTGGTTGAAGGACAAGAAGAAGAATTCGTCCTGAGCAATATTGCGAAAGCTAACCTGATCCCTAAATTTTAGTTCTCCTAGAGAGAAGAGCTTAAGAGGCTAGATTAATGAACAAAGAAATTTTGGCGGTAGTAGAAGCTGTTTCTAATGAGAAAGCAGTTCCTCGTGAGCGTATTTTTGAAGCGCTTGAAATCGCGCTTGCAACGGCAACAAAAAAGAAAAGCGAACTAGAAATTGAAGTTCGTGTTGAAATCGATCGTAAAACGGGTGATTTCGAAACTTTCCGTCGTTGGGAAGCTGTTGAGGAAGTTGAATTCCCAACAAAAGAAATCTCTATTGAAGCTGCAAAGTACGATGATCCAGAGATCGAACTTGGCGGTTTCATTGAAGATGACATCGAATCAGTAACGTTTGACCGTATTACGACTCAAACGGCTAAGCAAGTAATCGTACAGAAAGTACGTGAAGCCGAACGCGCTCAAATCGTTGAACAGTTCATCGACAACGAAGGCGAGCTAGTAACTGGCGCAGTTAAGAAAGTTAACCGTGACACTATTATTCTTGACCTAGGTAACAACGCTGAAGCGGTAATCCTTCGTGATGACCAACTTCCTCGTGAAAACTTCCGTCCAGGTGACCGTGTTCGTGGTCTTCTTTACGCAGTTAAACCAGAAGCTCGTGGTTTCCAGCTTTTCGTTACTCGTTCGAAGCCAGAAATGCTAGCTGAACTATTCCGTGTTGAAGTGCCTGAGATTGGTGAAGAGCTAATTGAACTTAAAGGTGCTGCACGTGACGCTGGTTCTCGTGCTAAAATCGCAGTGAAAACAAACGACAAACGTATTGACCCAGTTGGTGCGTGTGTTGGTATGCGTGGCGCACGTGTACAAGCTGTTTCTAACGATCTTGGCGGTGAGCGTATTGATATCGTTCTTTGGGACGATAACCCGGCTCAATTCGTAATCAACGCAATGGCTCCTGCTGATGTTGCTTCAATCATCGTTGATGAAGACGCACACTCTATGGATATCGCTGTTGAAGCGGATAACCTAGCACAAGCAATTGGCCGTAGCGGTCAAAACGTACGTCTAGCTTCTCAACTGACTGGTTGGGAACTGAACGTAATGACTGTTGCTGACCTAGAGAAGAAGCACCAAGAAGAAGCAGTAGCTTCTATTGAAAACTTCATGAAGCACCTAGACATTGAAGAAGACTTTGCTCAAATGCTTGTTGAAGAAGGCTTCTCTACACTTGAAGAAGTAGCATATGTTCCTGTAAACGAGCTTCTTGAAGTCGACGGTCTAGACGAAGGTATCGTTGAAGAACTACGTAACCGCGCAAAAGACGCACTGACTACTCTAGCGCTAGCGAAAGAAGAAACTTTCGACGGTGTTGAGCCTGCTGAAGACTTACTTGCACTTGAAGGTCTTGAGCGTGAAATGGCTTACAAGCTAGCAGCAAAAGGCGTTGCGACATTGGAAGACCTAGCTGACCAAGGCGTTGATGAACTAGAAGGCATCGAAGACCTAACTGCAGAGCGTGCAGGCGAGCTAATTATGGCTGCGCGTAACATCTGTTGGTTCGGCGACGAAGAATAATTCAGCAAGGAGAGAAAGCGGTATGACACAATTAACAGTTAAAGCACTGAGTGAAGAGATTGGTACGCCAGTTGACCGCTTAATTGAACAACTTGCTGATGCAGGCATGAAGAAATCAGGGTCGGATCAAGTGACTGATTCAGAGAAGCAAACATTGCTAACGCACCTTAAAAAGGAGCACGGCGATACTTCTGGTGAAACAGAACCGACTCGTTTAACTCTTCAACGCAAGACCCGCAGCACGCTAAGTGTTGCCGCTGGAGGCGGTAAGAGTAAGGATGTTCAAGTAGAGGTACGTAAAAAGCGTACTTACGTGAAGCGCAGCACTATTGAAGATGAAGCGAAACGTGAAGCTGAGGAAGTAGCTAATCGTGAAGCGGAAGAGAAAGCACAACGCGATGCTGAAGAGCAAGCGAAACGTGATGCTGCAGAGAAAGCACAGCGCGAAGCCGAAGAAAAAGTAACACGTGAAGCGGATGCAAAACGTGAAGCTGAAGAGAAGGCTCAACGCGCACAAGCTGAAAAGGCTAAAAAAGACATGAATTCAAAAAATGCAGACGCTAACGCACAAGCGAAAAAAGAAGCGGATGAACTTAAAGCTCGTCAAGAGCAAGAAGCAACTCGTAAAGCAGAAGCTGAAGCAGCTAAGCTTGTTGAAGAAGCTCGTAAGTTAGCAGAAGAGAACCAAGAACGTTGGTCTGAAGAAGAGAAGAAGAAGAAAGAGCAAGAGAAATCTGCGGATTACCATGTGACTACTTCTACTTACGCTCGTGAAGCTGAAGATGCGGCAGATAAGAAAGATGAGAAAGCACCTCGTCGTCGCAAGAAGAAAGCAGCTCCTGCTAACCAACCTGCAAACAACCGTGGTGGTCGTAACCAACGTGGTCGTGGCGGTAAAGGTAAGCTTGCTAAACCAACTTCAATGCAGCAAGGCTTCGATAAGTCAGCGACTGTTGCTAAATCTGACGTTGCTATCGGCGAAACTATCGTTGTTTCTGAACTGGCTAGCAAAATGTCAGTTAAAGCAACTGAAGTTATCAAAGTAATGATGAAGATGGGCGCTATGGCGACTATCAACCAAGTGATCGACCAAGAAACAGCACAACTTGTTGCTGAAGAAATGGGTCACAAGGTAATCCTACGTAAAGAAAACGAACTTGAAGAAGCAGTACTAGCTGACCGTGATAGCGATGCTATCGCTGAAGGTCGTGCTCCTGTTGTTACTATCATGGGTCACGTTGACCACGGTAAAACTTCAACACTTGATTACATTCGTAAAGCACACGTTGCTTCTGGCGAAGCTGGCGGTATCACGCAGCACATTGGTGCTTACCACGTAGATACTGACAACGGCATGATCACTTTCCTTGATACTCCTGGACACGCGGCGTTTACAGCTATGCGTGCTCGTGGTGCTCAAGCGACAGATATCGTTGTACTTGTAGTTGCAGCAGACGATGGCGTAATGCCACAAACAATCGAAGCAATCCAGCACGCGAAAGCGGCAGGCGTTCCTTTGATTGTTGCTGTGAACAAGATCGATAAAGAGGGTGCAAACCCAGACAACGTTAAAAATGAGCTAGCTCAATACGACGTTATCCCTGAAGAATGGGGCGGCGAGAACATCTTCGTTCACATCTCTGCAAAACAGGGTACAAACATCGATGGTCTTCTAGAAGCAATCCTTCTTCAGTCTGAAGTTCTTGAGCTTACAGCGGTTAAAGAAGGCATGGCGTCTGGTGTTGTTGTTGAATCTCGTCTTGATAAAGGTCGCGGTCCAGTTGCAACAGTACTAGTACAGTCTGGTACTCTAAACAAAGGCGATATCGTTCTTTGTGGTCAAGAGTACGGCCGTGTTCGTGCAATGCGCGATGAGAACGGCAGAGACATCGAAACTGCAGGTCCATCTATCCCTGTAGAAATTCTAGGTCTTTCTGGCGTACCTGCGTCAGGTGACGAAGCGACTGTTGTACGTGATGAGCGTAAAGCACGTGAAGTTGCGAACTACCGTCAAGGTAAATTCCGTGATGTTAAACTAGCTCGCCAACAAAAAGCGAAACTAGAGAACATGTTCGCGAACATGACGGCTGGTGAAGTTGCTGAACTTAACGTTGTACTTAAAGCTGACGTTCAAGGTTCTGTAGAAGCAATTGCTGACTCTCTACTGAAGCTGTCAACTGACGAAGTTAAAGTGAACATCGTAGGTTCTGGTGTTGGTGGTATTACTGAAACTGATGCAACTCTTGCAGCAGCTTCTAACGCTATCATCCTTGGTTTCAACGTTCGTGCTGACGCAACTGCGCGTAACACGGTTCAGAACGAAAACCTAGATCTACGTTACTACTCAATCATTTACCAATTGATTGACGAAGTTAAACAGGCGATGGGCGGTATGCTTGCTCCTGAATTCCGTCAAGAGATCATTGGTCTTGCACAAGTTCGTGACGTATTTAAGTCGCCTAAACTTGGTGCAATCGCTGGTTGTATCGTTACTGAAGGTACGATTAAGCGTAGCAACCCAATCCGTGTACTTCGTGAAAACGTTGTTATCTACGAAGGTGAACTAGAGTCACTTCGTCGCTTTAAAGATGACGTTCAAGAAGTTAAGAACGGTTACGAGTGTGGTGTCGGCGTTAAGAACTACAACGACGTTCGCGTTGGTGACCAGATCGAAGTATTCGAAATCGTTGAGGTTAAACGTACTCTAGACTAATCAGTCTGTACGACTCGACATATTGACTAAGGTTACTAACATTACTAGTAAAGGTAATAAGTAATCGGTTGTTGAATACACCATGGGGGGCTGGTAATTACCAAGCCCCCCATCTTTCTAAGTGAGAAAAGAAAATGTCAAAAGAATTTAGCCGCACACAACGTGTGTCTCAGCAGCTTCAAAAAGAGCTTGCTCTTATCCTACAACGTGAAGTTCGTGACTCACGTATTGGTATGGTAACTATCTCAGACGTAGAAGTGTCTCGTGACCTTGCATACGCAAAAGTGTTCGTGACTTTTCTATGTGTTGGTGAGCAAACACCTGAATCATGCCTTAAAGCTCTTAAAGAGCATGAAGTGCCAGTTCGTATGGCTCTTGGTAAGCGTATTCGCCACCGCCTAACGCCTGAAGTTCGTTTTACTTATGACAACACACTAGTAGAAGGCATGCGTATGTCTAACCTAGTAAGTGAAGTTCTGAATGACGACAAGCGTAAGCAAGAAGAAGCTGGCCGCACTGACGAAACTCAGTCTAAGGGCGAAGAGTAATGGCTCGCCGTCGTAAAGGTCGCCCTATCAACGGGGTAATTCTATTAGATAAGCCGACTGGCATTTCGTCTAATGATGCACTGCAAAAAGTAAAGCGTATTTACTTTGCAGAGAAGGCAGGGCACACCGGTGCTCTGGATCCTCTTGCGACTGGCATGCTGCCAATTTGTCTTGGTGAAGCAACGAAGTTCTCTCAGTTTCTTTTAGATTCTGATAAGCGCTACGTTGTTATTGCTAAGCTTGGTGAGCGTACCAATACCTCTGACTCTGATGGTGAAGTGGTTGAGACGCGTGATGTTAACGTGACCCAAGAACAGCTTGAGCGTTGCATTGCGAGCTTCAAGGGTGAAACCGATCAGATACCATCAATGTTTTCGGCATTGAAGTATCAAGGTAAGCCTTTGTACGAATACGCACGTGCAGGTATCGAGGTTCCTCGTGAGTCTCGTAAGATTACAGTGTACTCTATTGAACTGCTTCGCTTTGAAGGTGATGAAGTTGAAATGGAAGTGCATTGTTCGAAAGGTACTTACATCCGCACAATTACCGACGATCTTGGTGAAATGCTAGGTTGTGGTGCTCACGTGACCATGCTTCGTCGTACAGGTGTAGCGAAGTACCCATATGAGCGTATGGTGACTTTGGAGCAGTTAAACGAGATCTTAGAGCAAGCACAGGCGCAAGAAATTGCACCGAAAGAGCTGCTTGATCCACTGTTGATGCCAATGGACACTGCCGTTGAAGATTTACCAGAAGTAAACCTGAACGCGGAACTGACTGACCTAGTTCAGCACGGTATG
This region of Vibrio sp. BS-M-Sm-2 genomic DNA includes:
- the truB gene encoding tRNA pseudouridine(55) synthase TruB, whose product is MARRRKGRPINGVILLDKPTGISSNDALQKVKRIYFAEKAGHTGALDPLATGMLPICLGEATKFSQFLLDSDKRYVVIAKLGERTNTSDSDGEVVETRDVNVTQEQLERCIASFKGETDQIPSMFSALKYQGKPLYEYARAGIEVPRESRKITVYSIELLRFEGDEVEMEVHCSKGTYIRTITDDLGEMLGCGAHVTMLRRTGVAKYPYERMVTLEQLNEILEQAQAQEIAPKELLDPLLMPMDTAVEDLPEVNLNAELTDLVQHGMPVQVAGAPTEGTVRMTSGEEKLFVGVAQIAEDGRVAPKRLVVFRDEEPQA